From Burkholderia sp. WP9, a single genomic window includes:
- a CDS encoding ABC transporter permease has product MNESVSPLTSERQASPPQKSRMRRIARALLQGDRPYALYAAFAILLVVFSFASPWFLSIDNFLNIGRQTALVSIIAIGMTFVIIARQIDLSVGSTLALSGMSAALAMTYLGNNWVIGAIAGIGTGAIVGAINGIVTTRVNIPSFLVTLGTLSAARGLALMVTTTKPVIIDNDSFIAIFGEGDIFGVPVPIIWTLLAVIAGILLLHYSVFGRQIYAAGGNPTAALYSGINTRRVTTLAFILTGMLAGLAALVLSARSHAARPDVVQGMELDVIASVTLGGCSLFGGRGFVLGTLLGSLIIGTLNNGLVLLGVSSSLQLVIKGVIIVAAVAFTRK; this is encoded by the coding sequence ATGAACGAATCCGTCTCGCCGCTGACGTCCGAACGGCAGGCATCGCCGCCGCAGAAAAGCCGTATGCGGCGCATCGCGCGAGCCCTGCTGCAAGGCGACCGGCCCTATGCGCTCTATGCTGCGTTCGCGATTCTGCTGGTGGTGTTCAGCTTCGCGTCGCCATGGTTCCTGTCTATCGACAACTTCCTGAATATCGGCCGGCAAACCGCGCTCGTTTCCATCATCGCGATCGGCATGACCTTCGTGATCATTGCGCGGCAGATCGATCTGTCGGTGGGATCGACGTTGGCGCTCTCGGGCATGTCCGCCGCGCTCGCCATGACCTATCTGGGCAACAACTGGGTGATCGGCGCGATCGCCGGGATCGGCACCGGCGCGATTGTCGGCGCGATCAATGGGATCGTGACCACGCGGGTCAACATTCCTTCGTTTCTGGTCACGCTCGGCACATTGAGCGCCGCGCGCGGACTCGCGCTGATGGTCACGACCACCAAGCCCGTGATCATCGACAACGACTCGTTTATCGCGATCTTCGGCGAAGGCGACATTTTCGGCGTGCCGGTGCCGATCATCTGGACGCTGCTCGCCGTGATCGCGGGCATTCTGCTGCTGCACTACAGCGTGTTCGGACGGCAGATCTATGCGGCGGGCGGCAATCCGACCGCCGCGCTCTATTCGGGCATCAACACGCGGCGCGTAACCACCCTCGCCTTCATTCTCACCGGCATGCTGGCCGGGCTCGCCGCGCTCGTGCTTTCCGCCCGCTCGCATGCGGCGCGGCCCGATGTGGTGCAAGGCATGGAACTGGATGTGATCGCCTCCGTCACGCTCGGCGGCTGCAGTCTGTTCGGCGGCCGCGGCTTCGTGCTGGGGACGCTGCTTGGCAGTCTGATCATCGGCACGCTCAATAACGGACTGGTGCTGCTCGGCGTCAGTTCGTCGCTGCAACTGGTGATCAAGGGCGTGATCATCGTCGCGGCGGTTGCGTTTACCAGGAAATAG
- a CDS encoding sugar ABC transporter ATP-binding protein: MSEPVAVAAASSPQVPLIRVAGVTKRFGGVQALRGVNLEVFPGEVHALLGENGAGKSTLIKILSGVHAYDDGVIEIAGQKVAFDSPAQSRDAGVAVVYQDLSLVESLSVGANLMLGREPRTRLGFVKNRQLMATVGEFLRSHGIPLDPKTQVGALPFAYRQMTEICKALMGEVRVLILDEPTSALTGGEEQILFEAIRAVTARGVGVIYVTHRLNEVFRISQRVTVFRDGANAGTFETSKTDMKQLVAAIVGSGHAALQARQKTAVGDGVIAAEPAKASAVHDEAADATAAPVLKLSDVSNDRLRHVDLLLRRGEIHGLAGLIGSGRSEILQTIFGLRTVDTGAIEIDGRARSRITPAEAIQLGVALVPEDRHLEGLVLDHSIERNLTLPRLPHFSRWGWLRSQAAVQQAKRSMKELSVKAPGPSTAVKFLSGGNQQKVVFAKWNHPRPRVLLLDEPTVGVDVGAREEIYGVVNDAAHAGTGVLVVSSDLDELLRLCDRISIVADGSIVKTVERAELANAEALHHLIQLSRSSIEAHAT, encoded by the coding sequence ATGAGTGAGCCGGTTGCGGTCGCGGCCGCGTCATCGCCTCAAGTTCCATTGATCCGTGTTGCGGGCGTCACCAAGCGATTTGGCGGCGTGCAAGCGCTGCGCGGCGTCAACCTCGAAGTGTTTCCCGGCGAAGTCCATGCGCTGCTCGGCGAAAACGGCGCGGGCAAGTCCACGCTGATCAAGATCCTCAGCGGCGTGCATGCGTATGACGACGGCGTGATCGAAATCGCCGGCCAGAAAGTGGCGTTCGACTCGCCGGCGCAATCGCGCGATGCGGGTGTCGCCGTGGTCTATCAGGACCTGAGTCTCGTCGAATCGCTCTCGGTTGGCGCCAATCTCATGTTGGGCCGCGAGCCCCGCACACGCCTCGGCTTCGTGAAGAACCGCCAGCTCATGGCCACGGTGGGCGAATTCTTGCGCTCGCATGGCATCCCGCTCGATCCGAAGACACAGGTCGGTGCGCTGCCCTTCGCCTACCGGCAAATGACGGAGATCTGCAAAGCCTTGATGGGCGAAGTGCGGGTTCTGATTCTCGACGAACCCACTTCCGCATTGACTGGCGGCGAAGAGCAGATTCTGTTCGAAGCGATTCGCGCGGTCACGGCGCGCGGCGTGGGCGTGATCTATGTGACGCACCGGTTGAACGAGGTGTTCCGGATTTCGCAGCGCGTTACCGTGTTCCGTGACGGCGCCAATGCCGGCACGTTCGAGACTTCGAAAACGGATATGAAGCAACTGGTGGCGGCGATCGTCGGCTCCGGTCATGCCGCGTTGCAGGCACGGCAGAAGACCGCCGTGGGCGATGGCGTGATTGCCGCAGAACCGGCCAAGGCATCGGCTGTCCACGATGAAGCGGCTGATGCCACCGCCGCGCCCGTGCTCAAGCTATCGGACGTCAGCAACGACCGGCTGCGTCACGTCGATCTATTGCTTCGCCGCGGCGAAATCCACGGGCTCGCGGGGCTGATCGGCAGCGGGCGCAGCGAGATTCTGCAAACCATCTTTGGTCTTCGCACGGTCGACACCGGCGCCATCGAGATCGACGGTCGCGCGCGTTCGCGCATCACGCCCGCCGAAGCCATTCAACTCGGCGTGGCACTGGTGCCGGAGGACCGTCATCTCGAAGGGCTCGTGCTCGATCATTCGATCGAACGCAATCTGACACTGCCGCGCCTGCCGCATTTTTCCCGCTGGGGATGGTTGCGCAGTCAGGCGGCTGTGCAGCAGGCAAAGCGCTCCATGAAGGAGCTGTCCGTCAAGGCGCCCGGCCCTTCCACCGCGGTCAAGTTTCTATCCGGCGGCAATCAGCAGAAAGTGGTGTTCGCGAAGTGGAACCACCCGCGCCCGCGCGTCCTTCTACTCGACGAACCGACGGTCGGCGTCGACGTGGGCGCGCGCGAGGAAATCTACGGCGTGGTGAATGATGCCGCCCATGCCGGAACCGGCGTGCTCGTCGTGTCCTCCGACCTGGATGAACTCTTGCGCCTGTGCGACCGGATCTCGATTGTCGCGGACGGCTCGATCGTCAAAACCGTCGAGCGCGCCGAACTTGCCAACGCCGAGGCGTTGCATCACCTGATCCAACTGTCCCGTTCTTCCATCGAGGCGCACGCAACATGA
- the deoC gene encoding deoxyribose-phosphate aldolase — translation MPEAPLQSSSVVALRGTPLVHPVRNPGMPFDASWLDGLRVNQSAVERRTATLGTRRSVKKDAQAAWLLKAITCIDLTTLNGDDTEGRVRRLCAKARQPVRADLLEALGIAPQGITTGAVCVYHRFVAAAVDALHGSGIPVAAVSTGFPAGLIPHPLKLREIEASVADGAREIDIVVTREYVLTGNWQALYDEVRDFRAACGPAHLKAILATGDIRTLSNVARASMVCMMAGADFIKTSTGKEGVNATLDVSLVMVRMIREYQERTGVLIGFKPAGGVSTAKSVLSYQILMKEELGRAWLEPELFRIGASSLLADIERQLEHYVSGRYSAFNRHPVA, via the coding sequence ATGCCAGAAGCTCCATTGCAGTCTTCCTCGGTCGTCGCGCTGCGCGGCACACCGCTCGTTCATCCGGTGCGCAATCCCGGCATGCCGTTCGACGCCTCGTGGCTCGACGGCCTGCGCGTCAATCAGTCGGCCGTGGAACGGCGCACCGCCACACTCGGCACGCGCCGCAGCGTCAAGAAAGATGCACAGGCGGCGTGGCTGCTGAAGGCCATCACCTGCATCGACCTCACCACGCTCAACGGTGACGACACCGAGGGGCGCGTGCGCCGCCTCTGCGCGAAAGCGCGCCAACCGGTGCGCGCCGATCTGCTCGAAGCGCTCGGCATCGCGCCGCAAGGCATCACGACGGGCGCGGTGTGTGTCTATCACCGCTTCGTTGCGGCGGCAGTCGATGCGCTACACGGCAGCGGCATTCCGGTTGCGGCGGTCTCCACGGGTTTCCCCGCCGGGCTGATTCCGCATCCGCTGAAGCTGAGAGAGATCGAAGCCTCGGTCGCGGACGGCGCGCGGGAAATCGATATCGTCGTGACGCGTGAATATGTGCTGACCGGCAACTGGCAGGCGCTCTACGACGAAGTGCGAGACTTCCGCGCGGCCTGCGGCCCGGCGCATCTGAAGGCGATTCTCGCCACCGGCGACATTCGCACGCTGTCGAATGTGGCGCGCGCCTCGATGGTCTGCATGATGGCCGGCGCCGACTTCATCAAGACCTCCACCGGCAAGGAAGGCGTCAATGCGACGCTGGATGTGTCGCTCGTCATGGTGCGCATGATCCGCGAGTACCAGGAGCGCACCGGCGTGCTGATCGGCTTCAAGCCGGCGGGCGGCGTGTCGACGGCGAAGTCGGTGCTGTCGTATCAGATCCTGATGAAAGAAGAACTCGGCCGTGCGTGGCTCGAACCGGAACTCTTCCGGATCGGCGCATCGAGCCTGCTGGCCGATATCGAACGCCAGCTCGAACATTACGTGAGCGGCCGTTACTCCGCTTTCAACCGTCACCCCGTAGCCTGA
- a CDS encoding aldehyde dehydrogenase family protein: protein MSVAEYFSSMEYGPAPEDDQPARAWLAQHESRFGHFIGGAWHAPATDERFASHAPATGEQLADIAQGDAADIDAAVAAARAAQPGWFALGGAGRARHLYALARMVQRHSRLFAVLEALDNGKPIRETRDIDVPLVARHFLHHAGWAQLQESEFADQAPLGVIGQIVPWNFPLLMLAWKIAPAIAMGNCVVLKPAEYTPLTALLFAELAHRAGLPAGVLNVVTGDGRTGAALVEHPDVDKIAFTGSTEVGRLIRSATAGSGKSLTLELGGKSPFIVFDDADLDGAVEGVVDAIWFNQGQVCCAGSRLLVQEGVEARFIAKLKRRMETLRVGSSLDKSIDLGAIVDPVQLERIQSLVETGRREGCSVWQSPETTLPAGGCFYPPTLVTGVAPASTLAQEEIFGPVLVTMSFRTPDEAIALANNSRYGLAASVWSETIGRALDVAPRLACGVVWINATNLFDAAVGFGGYRESGYGREGGREGIYEYLKPRAWLNLPERRTTRNPDGSAGGATATLDPLSNVASIDRTAKLFIGGKQARPDSGYSLPVHAPDGTPVGEVAAGNRKDIRNAVEAARAAQKWSQASTHNRAQVLFYLAENLAVRADEFVRQLMVRNGATEGAARAEVDASVQRLFTYAAWADKFDGAVHTPPLRGVALAMHEPLGVIGIACPDEAPLLGFVSLAAPALAMGNRVVVVPSEASPLTVTDFYQVAETSDVPGGVLNIVTGERGALLPALAKHDDVDALWCFGSTADSTLVERESIGNLKRTFVDHGRQFDWFDRSSEGRPFLRQAVQVKNIWIPYGD, encoded by the coding sequence ATGAGCGTAGCCGAGTATTTTTCATCGATGGAGTACGGTCCCGCACCCGAGGACGATCAACCCGCGCGCGCCTGGCTGGCGCAGCATGAGAGCCGTTTCGGGCATTTCATCGGCGGTGCGTGGCATGCGCCCGCAACCGATGAGCGCTTCGCCTCGCACGCACCCGCCACGGGCGAGCAGCTTGCCGATATCGCCCAGGGCGATGCGGCCGATATCGACGCCGCGGTGGCCGCCGCGCGCGCCGCGCAGCCAGGCTGGTTCGCGTTGGGCGGCGCGGGACGCGCGCGCCATCTGTATGCGCTCGCGCGCATGGTGCAGCGTCATAGCCGGCTGTTCGCCGTGCTCGAAGCGCTCGATAACGGCAAGCCGATCCGCGAAACGCGCGATATCGACGTGCCGCTCGTCGCGCGCCACTTTCTGCATCACGCGGGTTGGGCCCAGTTGCAGGAGAGCGAGTTCGCCGACCAGGCGCCGCTCGGCGTGATCGGGCAAATCGTGCCGTGGAATTTTCCGCTGCTCATGCTTGCGTGGAAGATCGCACCGGCCATCGCCATGGGCAATTGCGTGGTCCTGAAGCCAGCGGAATACACGCCGCTCACGGCGTTGTTGTTCGCCGAACTCGCGCATCGTGCGGGTTTGCCGGCCGGCGTGCTGAATGTCGTCACCGGTGACGGGCGCACGGGCGCGGCTTTGGTCGAGCATCCTGACGTGGACAAGATCGCCTTCACCGGTTCGACGGAAGTCGGCCGGCTTATCCGTTCGGCCACGGCCGGTTCGGGCAAATCGCTGACGCTCGAACTCGGCGGCAAGTCGCCCTTCATCGTGTTCGACGACGCGGATCTGGACGGCGCGGTGGAAGGCGTCGTCGACGCGATCTGGTTCAACCAGGGCCAAGTGTGTTGCGCGGGCTCGCGGCTGCTGGTGCAGGAAGGCGTCGAAGCGCGATTCATCGCGAAGCTGAAACGGCGCATGGAGACGCTGCGCGTGGGCTCGTCGCTCGACAAGAGCATCGACCTCGGCGCGATCGTCGATCCAGTGCAGCTCGAGCGCATCCAGTCGCTGGTGGAAACCGGCCGTCGTGAAGGCTGCTCGGTCTGGCAGTCGCCCGAGACGACGTTGCCGGCCGGCGGCTGCTTCTATCCGCCGACGCTCGTGACCGGCGTGGCGCCGGCGTCCACGCTGGCGCAGGAAGAGATCTTCGGACCGGTGCTGGTGACGATGAGCTTTCGCACGCCCGACGAAGCGATTGCGCTCGCCAACAACTCGCGCTACGGACTCGCCGCGAGTGTGTGGAGCGAAACCATCGGCCGCGCGCTCGATGTCGCGCCGCGTCTGGCGTGCGGCGTCGTCTGGATCAACGCGACGAATCTGTTCGACGCGGCGGTCGGCTTCGGCGGTTATCGCGAATCGGGGTATGGCCGCGAAGGCGGACGTGAGGGCATCTACGAATACCTGAAACCGCGAGCCTGGCTCAATCTTCCGGAGCGCCGGACAACGCGCAACCCGGACGGCAGCGCGGGTGGCGCCACCGCCACGCTCGACCCATTGTCCAACGTTGCATCGATCGACCGCACCGCGAAGCTCTTTATCGGCGGCAAGCAGGCGCGGCCGGACAGCGGCTATTCGCTGCCGGTTCACGCGCCGGACGGCACGCCCGTCGGCGAAGTGGCCGCAGGCAATCGCAAGGACATCCGCAACGCGGTCGAAGCAGCACGCGCCGCGCAGAAGTGGTCGCAGGCGAGCACGCATAACCGCGCGCAGGTGCTGTTCTATCTGGCGGAAAACCTGGCCGTGCGCGCGGACGAATTCGTGCGCCAGCTCATGGTGCGAAACGGTGCGACGGAGGGCGCGGCGCGAGCGGAAGTGGACGCTTCGGTACAGCGTCTCTTCACTTACGCCGCGTGGGCCGACAAGTTCGACGGCGCCGTGCATACGCCGCCGCTGCGTGGTGTTGCGCTGGCTATGCATGAGCCGCTCGGCGTGATCGGCATTGCCTGTCCCGACGAAGCGCCGCTGCTCGGTTTCGTCTCGTTGGCGGCGCCCGCGCTGGCCATGGGCAACCGCGTGGTGGTGGTGCCGAGCGAGGCGTCGCCGCTCACGGTCACGGATTTCTATCAGGTCGCCGAAACCTCGGACGTGCCCGGTGGCGTGCTGAACATCGTCACTGGCGAACGCGGCGCGTTGCTGCCGGCGCTCGCGAAGCACGACGATGTGGATGCGCTCTGGTGCTTCGGCAGCACGGCGGATTCGACGCTGGTGGAGCGCGAATCGATTGGCAATCTGAAGCGGACATTCGTCGATCATGGCCGCCAGTTCGACTGGTTCGACCGTTCGAGCGAAGGCCGGCCGTTCCTGCGTCAGGCCGTGCAGGTGAAGAACATCTGGATACCGTACGGCGACTGA
- the rbsK gene encoding ribokinase, with amino-acid sequence MNTSSQQNGRVVILGIYVTDLTFRADRMPQIGETIAGSAFAMGPGGKGSNQAVAAARAGADVVFCTRIGDDAFGAIARATWAAEGITARASVIEGVSTGAAHIFVDDNTGMNAIIVASGAAGTMEPADVDAIEADIASARVFVTQLEQPLEAARRGLEVARRHGVITVFNPAPALPLDDGIFPLCDYITPNETEATALTGVPIANADDARRAADVLLAKGVGTVIVTLGEGGALLHSATQSILVPAYHCGRVVETAGAGDGFTGGFAAALARGDDAVTALRFGCALAGISVTRPGTAPSMPTLDEVNQVLKQPTQPNQPAGMSQAS; translated from the coding sequence ATGAATACGTCTTCGCAACAAAACGGACGCGTCGTCATTCTCGGCATCTACGTCACCGATCTGACGTTTCGCGCCGACCGTATGCCGCAGATCGGCGAGACCATCGCGGGCTCGGCGTTCGCGATGGGGCCAGGCGGCAAGGGCTCGAATCAGGCGGTGGCCGCCGCGCGCGCGGGCGCCGACGTGGTGTTCTGCACCCGCATCGGCGACGACGCGTTCGGCGCCATTGCGCGCGCCACGTGGGCCGCGGAAGGCATCACGGCGCGCGCCTCGGTGATCGAGGGCGTCTCGACGGGCGCGGCGCATATCTTCGTCGACGACAACACCGGCATGAACGCGATCATCGTCGCATCCGGCGCGGCCGGCACGATGGAGCCCGCCGATGTCGACGCAATCGAAGCCGATATCGCCTCTGCCCGTGTTTTCGTCACGCAGCTCGAACAGCCGCTCGAGGCCGCGCGGCGCGGCCTCGAAGTGGCGCGCCGGCATGGCGTCATCACCGTGTTCAATCCGGCGCCCGCGTTGCCGCTCGACGACGGCATCTTCCCGCTGTGCGATTACATCACCCCGAATGAAACCGAAGCGACCGCGCTCACCGGCGTGCCGATCGCGAATGCCGACGACGCCCGGCGCGCCGCCGACGTGCTGCTCGCCAAAGGCGTCGGCACCGTCATCGTTACGCTGGGCGAGGGTGGCGCACTGCTGCATTCGGCGACGCAATCGATTCTCGTGCCCGCGTACCACTGCGGCCGTGTGGTGGAAACCGCCGGCGCGGGGGATGGCTTCACAGGCGGCTTCGCGGCCGCGCTCGCGCGCGGCGACGACGCGGTTACCGCATTGCGTTTCGGTTGCGCGCTCGCCGGCATTTCCGTGACGCGTCCGGGCACGGCGCCTTCCATGCCGACGCTCGACGAAGTGAACCAGGTATTGAAGCAGCCGACGCAGCCGAACCAGCCGGCCGGCATGTCCCAGGCATCCTGA
- a CDS encoding ABC transporter permease, which yields MKSTFTAGKLFGDRQLNFLLIVNVLVVLVATWLSHGQFVDIDNLQSMGGQLPELGLLALGIMLSMVSGNGGIDLSGVGLANLSGMVAALIVPRFVSGDDSPALYTSLFCVIVVAMGLLGGLLNGVVIARLRLTPILCTLGTQLLFTGFAVVLSNGASVHVDYVDPLSNIGNGTVFQVPIAFCIFIAAVIVLGWLLKRSPFGLRLYLMGTNPKAAFYAGIPRARMLIMTYAMCGVLASLAGLISATHTSSAKWDYGNSYLLIAILIAVMGGVNPAGGHGRIICVFFAATVLQFLSSLFNLMGVSQFFGDCAWGFLLLLSLAFAGGERVRAIFGFGGGAGAGASANAAPKR from the coding sequence ATGAAGTCCACGTTCACCGCTGGAAAACTGTTCGGCGACCGGCAACTGAATTTTCTGCTGATCGTCAACGTGCTCGTCGTGCTCGTCGCGACGTGGCTTTCGCACGGCCAGTTCGTCGATATCGACAATCTGCAGTCGATGGGCGGGCAGTTGCCCGAACTCGGCCTGCTGGCGCTCGGCATCATGCTCTCCATGGTGTCGGGCAACGGCGGCATCGACCTGTCCGGGGTCGGGCTCGCCAATCTGTCCGGCATGGTCGCCGCACTGATCGTGCCGCGCTTCGTCAGCGGCGACGACTCGCCCGCGCTCTACACGTCGCTCTTCTGCGTGATCGTGGTGGCGATGGGCCTGCTCGGCGGGCTGCTGAACGGCGTGGTGATCGCACGGCTCAGACTCACGCCGATTCTCTGCACGCTCGGCACGCAGTTGCTGTTTACCGGCTTCGCGGTGGTGCTCAGCAATGGCGCTTCCGTACATGTGGATTACGTGGACCCGTTGTCGAATATCGGTAACGGTACGGTGTTTCAGGTGCCGATCGCGTTCTGCATCTTTATCGCGGCCGTGATCGTGCTGGGCTGGCTGCTCAAACGCAGCCCGTTCGGCCTGCGTCTGTATCTGATGGGCACCAATCCCAAAGCGGCGTTCTATGCCGGCATTCCGCGCGCGCGGATGCTGATCATGACCTATGCCATGTGCGGCGTGCTTGCGTCGCTGGCCGGGCTGATCAGCGCGACGCATACGTCCAGCGCGAAATGGGACTACGGCAACTCCTATCTGCTGATCGCGATCCTGATTGCCGTGATGGGCGGCGTGAATCCCGCCGGCGGGCACGGCCGCATCATCTGCGTATTTTTCGCCGCGACGGTGCTGCAGTTTCTCTCCAGCCTGTTCAATCTGATGGGCGTATCGCAGTTCTTCGGCGATTGCGCGTGGGGGTTTCTGTTGCTGCTGTCGCTCGCGTTTGCGGGCGGCGAACGGGTGCGCGCGATTTTCGGCTTCGGCGGTGGCGCGGGCGCAGGTGCCTCGGCGAATGCGGCGCCCAAGCGTTAG
- a CDS encoding autoinducer 2 ABC transporter substrate-binding protein codes for MKLTRLGAALAAGALTIGVIAAAQAATNETIVTVVKVTGINWFNRMDDGVKQFAKDNPGVNAYQTGPGRADAAQQLKIIEDLIAKKVTAIAVVPYDPPTLEPALKKAMDRGIKVVTHEADNAKNTMVDIEAFDNTAYGAGLNERLASCMHDDGKWAVLVGSLGSRSQVQWADGGIGNAKAKYPKMNLVEPKLETNNDGERAYEVAKEVLRKHPDLKGFQGSSSLDVIGIGRAVEEAGMQGKICVYGTGLPTEAGKFLESGAINGIAFWDPKLAGIAMNKVAQMLIDGKTVENGADLGIPGYTKVTVAKGPGKGIIVRGQGWVNVDKTNYKQYPF; via the coding sequence ATGAAATTGACTCGACTGGGTGCCGCGCTCGCAGCAGGCGCATTGACGATTGGCGTCATCGCCGCAGCGCAGGCTGCCACCAACGAGACCATCGTCACGGTCGTCAAGGTGACCGGCATCAACTGGTTCAACCGCATGGACGACGGCGTGAAGCAGTTCGCCAAGGACAACCCCGGTGTCAACGCGTATCAGACCGGCCCCGGCCGGGCGGATGCGGCCCAGCAACTGAAAATCATCGAAGACCTGATCGCCAAGAAGGTGACGGCGATCGCCGTGGTGCCCTACGATCCGCCGACGCTCGAACCGGCGCTCAAGAAAGCGATGGATCGCGGCATCAAGGTGGTCACGCATGAAGCCGACAACGCCAAGAACACGATGGTGGACATCGAAGCGTTCGACAACACCGCCTACGGGGCCGGCCTGAACGAACGGCTCGCCTCGTGCATGCACGACGACGGGAAATGGGCCGTGCTGGTCGGCTCGCTCGGCAGCCGCTCGCAGGTGCAGTGGGCGGACGGCGGCATCGGCAACGCCAAGGCGAAGTATCCGAAGATGAACCTGGTCGAGCCGAAGCTCGAAACCAACAACGACGGCGAACGCGCCTATGAAGTCGCGAAGGAAGTGCTGCGCAAGCATCCAGACCTGAAGGGCTTCCAGGGCTCGTCGTCGCTCGACGTGATCGGCATTGGCCGGGCGGTGGAAGAGGCGGGTATGCAGGGCAAGATCTGCGTGTACGGCACTGGCCTGCCGACTGAAGCCGGCAAGTTCCTCGAAAGCGGCGCCATTAATGGCATCGCATTCTGGGATCCGAAGCTCGCGGGCATCGCCATGAACAAGGTCGCGCAGATGCTGATCGACGGCAAGACGGTCGAGAACGGCGCCGATCTCGGCATTCCGGGCTACACGAAGGTGACGGTCGCGAAAGGACCGGGCAAGGGCATCATCGTGCGCGGTCAGGGCTGGGTGAACGTCGACAAGACGAACTACAAGCAGTATCCGTTCTGA
- a CDS encoding sugar ABC transporter ATP-binding protein: MNQDATSPKSPQSDTPQPFLQVVGVHKRFTGVYALRGVSLSFERGQIYHLLGENGCGKSTLIKIISGAQPPDEGELVIEGVRHARLSALESLAAGIETVYQDLSLLPNMNVAENVALTSELATHAGKLARTFDRRELARTAARALEAVGLPGSAEFQATLIEQLPLATRQLVAIARAIASEAKFVIMDEPTTSLTQKEVDNLIAVLANLRAQGVTVLFVSHKLDECYAIGGEVIVLRDGQKMAQGPIAQFTKAQISELMTGRHLSSERYREGACERNVVLDVRGYTRAGQFSDVSFSLHGGEILGITGLLDSGRNELARALAGVAPAQSGQVTLDGKAVSLRTPSDAKAHRIGYVPEDRLNEGLFLDKSIRDNVITAMISSLRDRFGQIDRTRSQALAEQTVKDLQIATPGVDKPVQSLSGGNQQRVLIGRWLAIDPRVLILHGPTVGVDVGSKDIIYRIMQRLSQRGIGIILISDDLPELLQNCDRILMMKKGRVASEYQADTLSEADLYHALLSEAA; encoded by the coding sequence ATGAATCAAGACGCAACCTCACCGAAGTCACCGCAGTCCGACACGCCGCAACCGTTTCTCCAGGTGGTCGGCGTGCACAAGCGCTTCACCGGCGTGTATGCGCTGCGCGGCGTGAGCCTGTCGTTCGAGCGCGGTCAGATCTATCACCTGCTGGGTGAAAACGGCTGCGGCAAGAGCACGCTCATCAAGATCATCTCCGGCGCACAGCCACCTGATGAAGGCGAGCTCGTGATCGAAGGCGTGCGGCACGCGCGGCTCTCCGCGCTCGAATCGCTCGCTGCCGGTATCGAAACCGTGTATCAGGATCTTTCGCTGCTGCCCAATATGAACGTGGCTGAAAACGTCGCGCTCACCTCGGAGCTGGCCACGCACGCGGGCAAGCTCGCCCGCACCTTCGACCGGCGCGAACTGGCGCGCACGGCGGCACGCGCGCTCGAAGCGGTCGGGCTGCCGGGCAGCGCAGAATTTCAGGCAACGCTCATCGAGCAATTGCCGCTCGCCACCCGGCAACTCGTGGCGATTGCCCGCGCGATTGCCAGCGAGGCCAAGTTCGTCATCATGGACGAGCCCACCACCTCGCTCACGCAGAAGGAGGTCGACAATCTGATTGCCGTGCTCGCCAATCTGCGCGCGCAGGGCGTCACTGTCCTGTTCGTGAGCCACAAACTCGACGAGTGCTACGCGATCGGCGGCGAAGTAATCGTGCTGCGCGACGGGCAGAAAATGGCGCAAGGGCCGATCGCGCAATTCACCAAGGCGCAGATCAGCGAGCTGATGACAGGCAGGCATCTGTCGAGCGAGCGTTATCGCGAAGGCGCATGCGAGCGCAACGTCGTGCTCGACGTGCGAGGTTATACGCGCGCCGGCCAGTTCAGCGATGTGTCGTTCTCACTGCACGGCGGCGAGATTCTCGGCATTACCGGCCTGCTCGATTCGGGGCGCAACGAACTCGCGCGTGCGCTGGCGGGCGTCGCGCCGGCTCAATCCGGGCAGGTCACGCTCGACGGCAAGGCCGTTTCACTGCGCACGCCCTCGGACGCGAAAGCGCATCGCATCGGCTATGTACCGGAAGACCGCCTGAATGAAGGGCTTTTTCTCGACAAGTCGATTCGCGACAATGTGATCACCGCGATGATCTCCAGCCTGCGTGACCGCTTCGGCCAGATCGACCGCACGCGCTCACAGGCGCTCGCGGAACAGACCGTGAAGGATTTGCAGATCGCCACGCCGGGCGTCGACAAACCCGTGCAATCCCTGTCGGGCGGCAACCAGCAGCGCGTGCTGATCGGCCGCTGGCTCGCCATCGACCCCCGCGTGCTGATCCTGCATGGGCCGACGGTCGGCGTCGACGTCGGCTCGAAGGACATTATTTACCGCATCATGCAGCGCCTGTCGCAACGCGGCATCGGCATCATTCTGATCAGCGACGATTTGCCCGAACTGTTGCAGAACTGCGACCGCATTCTGATGATGAAGAAAGGGCGCGTGGCAAGCGAATACCAGGCCGACACGCTGAGCGAAGCCGATCTGTATCACGCGTTGCTTTCCGAAGCCGCATAA